AATTCGACGCCTGCCTCGACCTCGTCACGGAGTTGCCGGCGCGCCTGATGAATTTGCGGGACTACGGTATCGCGCCTGGCAATCCCGCCGACCTGATCGTCCTCGACACCGACAGTGGCCTGAACGCGATTGCGGAACTGCCCGACATGCTCATGGGTTTCAAGAACGGGCGGCAGGTGTTCGAACGGCAGAAGCCGAAATTGTTTCCGCCGACGGCTTAGCATTCACGACGTCGTCATGCCCGGCCCTGACGGGGAGCGCAGCGGCACGACGAGATGCTTCACCGGGGCGAACCATGCAGGCCGTGCCCTGCCTTATGCGCAGCCCTGCAATTGACGGCCCCGCCAATCCATTGTTGTTATCAGCTGAACCACAACAACAAGCCCGGGGCAGGAAATATGAAAAAAGCCACCACTGTAAGAAGCGTCGAAACGCTCGCCTGCGACGCCGGCTGGCGGAACTACCACTTCGTCAAGATCATGACCGAGGACGGCATCGTCGGCTGGAGTGAATACGACGAGGGTTTTGGTGCGCCGGGCGTCACCACGGCGATCGAGCGGCTTGGCGCACGCGTGGTCGGCAAGAACGCCTACCAGCATGAGCGGATTTATGCGGAACTGTTTGCGGCGACGCGGCCGGCCGCAGGCGGCGTGGTGGCGCTGGCGCTCGGCGCCATCGAGAACGCGCTGCTCGACGTCAAGGCCAAGGCGCTGGGCGTGCCCTGCTACGAACTGCTCGGCGGCAAGATCCGCGACCGCATCCGGGTCTACTGGTCGCACTGCGCGACCTGGCGCATCAACCATCCCGACTGGTTCAAGCCGGCGATTACCGATCTCGACGGCGTCAAATCGATCGGGCGCGAGGTGCGAGAAAAAGGCTTTACGGCGATGAAGACCAACATCTTCGTCTATACCGACGGCAAGCCGCAGGGCTGGCGGCCCGGCTTCGGTTCGCCGTTCGAGCCGGAGATCAACGTCGACCGCAAGGTGCTGCGAAACCTTTGCATGCATCTGGAAGCGATCCGCGACGGCGCCGGCCCCGATGTCGACCTGCTGCTCGACCTCAATTTCAACGCCAAGACGGAGGGCTACCTGAAGATCCTGCGGGCGATCAAAGACATGGACATGTTCTGGGTGGAGATCGACACCTTCAATCCGCAGGCACTTGGCTACATCCGCCGCCAGAGCCCGCACCCGGTGTCATCCTGCGAGACGCTGCTGGGCCTGCGCGAATTCCTGCCCTACTTCAGCGAACAGGCGATGGATGTCGCCATCATCGACACGCCCTGGAACGGGGTATGGCAATCGATGAAGATCGCCGCCGCCGCCGAGCACTTTGAAGTCAACGTCGCCCCGCATAATTTCTATGGCCATCTCTGCACCATGCAGAATGCGCATTTCTCGGCCGCCGTGCCGAATTTACGCATCATGGAAACCGACATCGACCGCCTCGCATGGGACCATGAACTGTTCACCCATGTGCCTGACATCGTCGACGGCCATCTCATCATGCCGGACCGCCCGGGCTGGGGCACCGAACCCAACGAGGAGGGCCTGCGCGCCCATCCGCCGAAGAGCAAGGGCGGGCTGTTGAATTACGGGCAGGCGGCGAAACGCTAAGTAGAGCCCGTCATCCCCGGGATGAACGCAATTGCGTTCACCCGTGGGAGCGCGGAACGCGCGTCTCGAAGGATGAACGGCCACCAGCCGGGCCGCTCATCCTTCGAGGCTCGCTGCGCTCGCGCCTCAGGATGACGGTGAAAGAGAGCGCGATCATGCTGAACCTTTCTTCGCATGCTTAGCCCTTCTGCGAAGGATGATTTTTCGGTGTATTCGCCAGACCTCCTCGGCGTTGGGCCAACCGACTGATGGCGGCCCAATCCGACCGTATCAACGCCTCCTTCTTGGCGCGGCTCCAACCTTTGATTTGTCGTTCTGCGGCAATACCATCTGTGATCCGATCGAAGTGCTCGGACCAGACGAGAACAACCGGCCGCCGTGTGAACGTGTAACCCCGGTAATAGCCTGCGTTATGCTGAACGATGCGGGGTGAAAGATCATCACCGGTCGCGCTCCCGACGTAGAAAGAGCCGTCGGAGCAGCGGAGCATGTAGACGAAGATACCCATCGCGATCTTCTATCCAGGTATGGAGTGCGCGCACATTAAGATGACGCAAACGCCGTTCGGTCAATAGAATGCGATCGCGGCGCCTCAACCCCAACTCTATCCCCGTCATCCTGAGGAGCGCGAAGCGCGTCTCGAAGGATGAGCGGCCCCCGCTGGTGGCTGTCGCCCTTCGAGACGGCCGCGTTGCGGCCTCCTCAGGGTGACGAAGAAGGAGTGATGATGCCCCGCAATCAATTATCATTCGGCCTGCTCGCGAACGCGCTCTCGATCACGTCGCCGATCGGCTGCCAGGCGTTGCCGTCGAACTGCACCAGCCGCATCTGCTTGATCGGGTGGAAGTCGGCCGGTCCGGTGTTGATCGCAATGCCCGGAAATGTGACGCCGAGCTGGTAATTCCGCAGCGATGCCGCCTGCCGCATGATGTTCTCGCGCGAGAGGTCGTCGCCGCACTGGGTCAGCACCCGCGCCAAGGTCTCGGCCGCCGCATAGCCGAAGATCGCGTTGCCATCCTCCTTGTCGCCGTCGGGATAATATTTGTCCATGAACGCCAGCCAGTCCTTGACGGCGGCGTCTTCCTTCCAGGTGGTATCGCTGGCGTCCTTCAAAAACGAGGTAGAGATCACGCCGACGGAATTCTGAAGCCCCGCCGGTCTCAGCGCATTCGCGATCGAAGCCGCCGCGTTGACCAGCAGCAGGACGGGATGCCAGTCCAACTCGGCCGCCCTTCGGATGGCGCGGGCCGAGATCGGCGGCGCGCAATTGAGCACGAGCACTTCGGCGCCGGAGTTCTTGAGGATGTCAACCTGGGTATCGATGGACATGTCCGCGTCGATGGCGATGTCGGCGACGATCATGTTGGCGGTGATGCCAAGCCCCTCCTGCAATCCGCGGAACAGATCGCGGCCGAACTGGTCGTTCTGCCAGAGCACGGCGATCTTCCGGCTCGGATAGGAGGCCTGGACGTAGTTGGCGTAGATCCGGCCTTCGGACCGGAACGTCGGCTGCCATCCCATCGTCCACGGAAACCGCTTCGGGTGCGCCCACTCCTCGTCGCCGGAGGCGACAAAGAGCTGCGGGATACTCCTTTCATTGAGATAAGATCGCGTCGCCAGATTGCTCGGCGTGCCGAACGATCCGAACATCAGATGCACGCGCTCCTGCTCGACCAGTTCACGGGTCTGCTCGACCGCGGTTCTCGGATTGGAGCTGTCGTCGCGCGAGATGAACCTGACCTTGCGCCCATTGATGCCGCCACGCTCATTGATCATGTCGAAATAGGCGGCCTCCGCCCTTCCGATCGAAGCGAACGCGGCCAGCGGCCCGGTATAAGGCATGATGTTGCCGATGCGGATTTCGGTGTCGGTCACACCGGCAGCCTGAGCCGGCTGCGTAGCCGCTGACGCCCACATCAGCGCCGCGGCTAGAAAAGATACAATACGTCTGGCTTTTTTTGTTATTTGCATCGACACGGCCTCGAACACCAAGCTAGCACGAGCTTGTGACGCCTATCCCAGCGATCGCGATGATAGCGCCGGAAACGGGGTTGTTGAAATTAAATATTGAAGCCGGTCAGCGCAACGAAATATCCAACCATCCCAATGCATTGACCGTCACGCGATCGCCGGCATCGACCAGCACGGTCGTGGTCTCGGCCTCGATGATCGCGGGGCCGGTCAGGCTATGGCCGGGCCGGAGTTCGTCGAGCGCGTAGACCGGGACTTCGCGCCAGCCGCCGAAGTAGGCCTGCCGCTTGCTGCGTGGCGAGCAGGCGGACGACGACGACGCGGGCTTTGCACCTGAATCGAGCCGCGCCACTTCACCCACGGCGGCGACGCGGGCGTTGACGAACACGACCTCCTGGCCGCGCGAGGCGTAGGTGTACAATTCCTCGTGCCTGACGTGAAAGCGGTCCTCGATCTGGTCCACCAGGTTGACCGCGTTCCAGTCGAGGCCGTCGAGCGAGACATCGATCTCAAAGATCTGTTCACCGTAGCGCATCTCGGCGGAGCGCTCGATTGAAACCGTTCCGTTGAACCATGCGCGCAGCCGACCCGCGGCCTGTTGCTCCAGACCGGCAAAGAGTTCGCGCACCTCGTCGGCCGTAATGCGCGCGCCGGCGCCATAGTGCGTGCGGCTGACTTCGTAGCGAAGGTCGCTGGTCAGCATGCCCCAGGCTGACAGCACAGAAGCGACCGTCGGCACGATGATGCGCTTGATCTCGAGTTCGCGCGCCACTTCCGCCGCATGCAGCCCCGCCGCGCCACCAAAACTCAACAGCGCGAATTTTCGTGGATCGACGCCGCGGCGCAGCGTCATCAGGCGGATGCCGTCGGCCATGTTCAGATTGATCATGCGGTAGATGCCGGCGGCGGCTTCGACGCGCGACAGTTCCATCGCGGCTGCGATACGGTCGACGGCGGCTTCCGACGCCGCGCGGTCAAGCGGACGCTTGCCGCCCATGAAAGCTGTGGCATCGAGATAGCCGAGCACGACATTGGCGTCGGTGACGGTCGCGGCCTGCCCGCCATTGCCGTAGCAGGCCGGGCCCGGCACCGAGCCCGCGCTTTGCGGCCCGACGCGCAGCGTCCGGCTCGCATCGACGCTGGCGATCGAACCGCCGCCGGCGGCGATGCTCGCGATATCGAGACTGCGCAGCGCGATGCGCTGGCCGGCGAGGATGCCGTCGGCGGACAGCGAGGCCTGCCCGCCCGAGATCAGCGAGATGTCGGTCGAGGTGCCGCCCATATCGAACGGCACCAGATCGGGAATGCCAACCAGATCAGAACAGCGCCGCCCGCCGGACATGCCGCCCGCCGGCCCTGACAGCACCGTGCCCGCGGCAAGCCGCGAGGCTTCCTCGACCGGCGCCATACCGCCATGCGACAACACGACAAACAGACTGCCGTTGAAACCGGCCTCGCCGAGCCGCGCTTCGAGATTGGTCAGATAGCGCCGTACGATCGGCTCGACACAAGCGTTCACGATCGTGGTGGAGACGCGCTCATATTCCTTGATCTGCGGCAGCACGTCGCTGGAGCGCGAGATGCTGATATCAGGCAGCGCCTGCGTCAATCGCTCGACGGCGGCGAGTTCATGCGCGGGATTGAGATAGGAATGCAGGAAACACACAGCGACCGAGCTCGCGCCCGATTGTTTGATGGCGGCAATCGCGTCGTCGAGCGATTTCGTGTCCAGCGGAAGCAGTATCTCGCCGCTCGCCTTCAGCCGTTCCTTGACACCAAAGCGCCGTTCGCGCGGCACCAGAGGCTCCGGCGGCGGCGAGCGCAGATCGTAGCGATCGGGCTTGAGCCCCTCCCGCATCTCGATGACGTCGCGATGGCCTTCGGTCGTGAGCAGCGCGACTTTTGCGCCCTTGCGCTCCAGCAGCGCGTTGGTGGCAACCGTGGTGCCGTGAACCAGCCGGTCGGTCGCGGCGAGCATTTCCGAGCGCGTCACGTTGAGCCGCCGTGCCAGTTCATCGAGCCCCGCCATCACACCGAGCGACTGATCCGCGGGAGTCGATGGCGATTTTGCGAATACAGTCCGCCCGCTCTTATCCGTGGCCACGAGATCGGTGTAGGTCCCGCCGACGTCAACGCCTATCCTGAACATCATGAGGACGCCTGCTCCGCCGGCGCGTCCGTCAGGCCCTGCTCGCGGTCGCGTTGGCGCGCCACCGCCGATCGTTTTGCAGGCGGTCCCCACCCGCCGCCGCCGGAGGAACGAATCTCCAGGCAATCGCCGGGGCGCAGTTCGATGCCGACTTCCTTGGTGCGGAGCACGCGCGGCTCGCGACCTTCGGACAGCAGGCGATAGTGATGCGGCTTGCCGTCCTCGCCGCCGAGCATGCCGCAGGGACCGTGGCGCGCGCCATCGCCGGCGGTATTGCCTTTCGCGATCTTCTCCGTCTCCAGCACCAGATCGAGCGAGACGCCGAGGCCACCCCGATGCTGGCCGTCGCCGCCCGAGCCCGGGCGGAATTCATGGGTACGGAAATGCAGGGGAAAGCGCACCTCGGCGACTTCGAGGCTGCCGAATTTCAGCCCGCCGACCGAATGCCATTCGCCGATCGACGACCAGCCGTCGCCGCCCGACGACGCCCCGCCGCCGGGCCGCGCCTGGAACAGGTGCCAGATGAAATTCTTGCCGGTGCGCGGGTCCTCGCCCTGGATCGCGATGCGGAACCGGCGGCTCCAGCCGGCCATCGCGCGCTCCGGACAGGACGCCGAGAGCGCCTTCACGATGGCTTCGACGATTTCATTCGAGGGATGGCTGGTGCACAGCGTCACCGGCCGGCCCGGATCGGCCCACACCACCGTGCCCTGCTTTGCAATGACCTTCAGCGGCCGCAGCGCGCCGGTGTTTTTTGGAATTTCGGCGTCGATCAGATAGGCAAAAGCCATCGCCACCGCGGCCTGCATATTGGCATGCGAGGAATTCACAAAGCTCGTCGATTGCGGATCGGAGTCGGAGAGATCGACCTCGACGTCGCTGCCTTTCTTGGTGACCTTGGCGGCGATGCGGATGTCGGTGCGGCCATGACCGTCATCGTCGAGAAACGCCTCGCCGTGGAACACGCCGTCCTTCCAGGTCGAAACGACGG
This portion of the Bradyrhizobium sp. AZCC 2262 genome encodes:
- a CDS encoding hydantoinase/oxoprolinase family protein, translated to MMFRIGVDVGGTYTDLVATDKSGRTVFAKSPSTPADQSLGVMAGLDELARRLNVTRSEMLAATDRLVHGTTVATNALLERKGAKVALLTTEGHRDVIEMREGLKPDRYDLRSPPPEPLVPRERRFGVKERLKASGEILLPLDTKSLDDAIAAIKQSGASSVAVCFLHSYLNPAHELAAVERLTQALPDISISRSSDVLPQIKEYERVSTTIVNACVEPIVRRYLTNLEARLGEAGFNGSLFVVLSHGGMAPVEEASRLAAGTVLSGPAGGMSGGRRCSDLVGIPDLVPFDMGGTSTDISLISGGQASLSADGILAGQRIALRSLDIASIAAGGGSIASVDASRTLRVGPQSAGSVPGPACYGNGGQAATVTDANVVLGYLDATAFMGGKRPLDRAASEAAVDRIAAAMELSRVEAAAGIYRMINLNMADGIRLMTLRRGVDPRKFALLSFGGAAGLHAAEVARELEIKRIIVPTVASVLSAWGMLTSDLRYEVSRTHYGAGARITADEVRELFAGLEQQAAGRLRAWFNGTVSIERSAEMRYGEQIFEIDVSLDGLDWNAVNLVDQIEDRFHVRHEELYTYASRGQEVVFVNARVAAVGEVARLDSGAKPASSSSACSPRSKRQAYFGGWREVPVYALDELRPGHSLTGPAIIEAETTTVLVDAGDRVTVNALGWLDISLR
- a CDS encoding mandelate racemase/muconate lactonizing enzyme family protein encodes the protein MKKATTVRSVETLACDAGWRNYHFVKIMTEDGIVGWSEYDEGFGAPGVTTAIERLGARVVGKNAYQHERIYAELFAATRPAAGGVVALALGAIENALLDVKAKALGVPCYELLGGKIRDRIRVYWSHCATWRINHPDWFKPAITDLDGVKSIGREVREKGFTAMKTNIFVYTDGKPQGWRPGFGSPFEPEINVDRKVLRNLCMHLEAIRDGAGPDVDLLLDLNFNAKTEGYLKILRAIKDMDMFWVEIDTFNPQALGYIRRQSPHPVSSCETLLGLREFLPYFSEQAMDVAIIDTPWNGVWQSMKIAAAAEHFEVNVAPHNFYGHLCTMQNAHFSAAVPNLRIMETDIDRLAWDHELFTHVPDIVDGHLIMPDRPGWGTEPNEEGLRAHPPKSKGGLLNYGQAAKR
- a CDS encoding GIY-YIG nuclease family protein, translated to MGIFVYMLRCSDGSFYVGSATGDDLSPRIVQHNAGYYRGYTFTRRPVVLVWSEHFDRITDGIAAERQIKGWSRAKKEALIRSDWAAISRLAQRRGGLANTPKNHPSQKG
- a CDS encoding hydantoinase B/oxoprolinase family protein; translated protein: MSAKIDPITRSVVQHRLSSIVKEMGEAMLRTSYSQILNSSRDFSLAICDTDGRLIAQADHLPVHVGALPWATLAVEERFKDVKPGDVILLNDPYHGGSHLPDLTAFVPVFAGGKRLLWTIVRAHQSDIGGATHGAYNPAATEIYQEGLRVPPIKLYEAGKLRDDLLDLLALNIRNPREFRGDLAAMLGAAHLGERRLSRLFAEFGAPVVEAAMEAILDATEQQTRAVVSTWKDGVFHGEAFLDDDGHGRTDIRIAAKVTKKGSDVEVDLSDSDPQSTSFVNSSHANMQAAVAMAFAYLIDAEIPKNTGALRPLKVIAKQGTVVWADPGRPVTLCTSHPSNEIVEAIVKALSASCPERAMAGWSRRFRIAIQGEDPRTGKNFIWHLFQARPGGGASSGGDGWSSIGEWHSVGGLKFGSLEVAEVRFPLHFRTHEFRPGSGGDGQHRGGLGVSLDLVLETEKIAKGNTAGDGARHGPCGMLGGEDGKPHHYRLLSEGREPRVLRTKEVGIELRPGDCLEIRSSGGGGWGPPAKRSAVARQRDREQGLTDAPAEQASS
- a CDS encoding ABC transporter substrate-binding protein — its product is MQITKKARRIVSFLAAALMWASAATQPAQAAGVTDTEIRIGNIMPYTGPLAAFASIGRAEAAYFDMINERGGINGRKVRFISRDDSSNPRTAVEQTRELVEQERVHLMFGSFGTPSNLATRSYLNERSIPQLFVASGDEEWAHPKRFPWTMGWQPTFRSEGRIYANYVQASYPSRKIAVLWQNDQFGRDLFRGLQEGLGITANMIVADIAIDADMSIDTQVDILKNSGAEVLVLNCAPPISARAIRRAAELDWHPVLLLVNAAASIANALRPAGLQNSVGVISTSFLKDASDTTWKEDAAVKDWLAFMDKYYPDGDKEDGNAIFGYAAAETLARVLTQCGDDLSRENIMRQAASLRNYQLGVTFPGIAINTGPADFHPIKQMRLVQFDGNAWQPIGDVIESAFASRPNDN